The Camelus dromedarius isolate mCamDro1 chromosome 23, mCamDro1.pat, whole genome shotgun sequence nucleotide sequence GAGCAGGATATATTTCTATAGCTCATTTTAACCATCAGCACATGCAGTATCCTCATTCCTAACCCCCTGACTTCCCAATTAGAAAGTGACTTCTCAAATCCAgcttcaaacattctttacggtggGATCACCCAGAAACACTGAACACCGCACTCTCATGAACCCTCTTCCCATGACTCGCCAATCAACACCTAAACATTTACCCAAAgagctcttttattttcctttctgctaACCTCATTTACTACTTTCTCAGTGCCTCTCCAGGAATCCCATCTTGAGCAAAGTCCCACAGTCAGCTTTGGCTCTTCCAAATTCTTTTAAacacagctctctctctctccaagttCTAAGGCTACctaaatcttttcatttgcatcctcattatttgattttttttggctTATGTGATCTTTCACCCATATTAGATAGATATGGATTCAGAAGTCATATTTCTCCTCCTTTGACAAGTTTCCCAATTTGTCCCAATCCAAGACTCAATCCATTTAAGCTGGTACACGCAGTGTGTTTGACAAATTATTTGATTAGCTGACTGACAAACCAACTAAAACCCACCCTTACTGAATGAATGGCCTATGACTTGATCCTCAGGGTCCCTTCGACAAAGCCCTAATCCTTTGTGTGACCCTCCCGACAGCCTCCCTCACTTCCTTGTTACGAAGAGTATAAATAATGGGGTTGAGAAAGGGAGTAAGAAAAGTATACACCAGGGCAATAAGCTTGTCTGCGCCCTCAGGTCGACTCTCAGGTGGCCCCACGTAGACAATGAAGGCAGAGCCAAAGAACAGTGCCACCACAGTCAcgtgggaggagcaggtggaaaAGGCCTTGGCACGGCTGGCAGCTGAGGGCAGCTTCACCACAGCTCTCAGGATGCCCCCATACAGTCCTAAAATGAGCACAAGATTGCATGCGTTGATAATGCCAATCACGACAATATGGACTTGGACATTCCAGCCTGTGTCCACACACGCTAACCTCATTAGTGGTCCCAGGTCACAGAAATAATGGGCCACCTCTGTCAAACAGAAGGGCAGAGTGGCTGTGAGGCTGGCTGGCACAAGTGCAGCTGAGAAGCCAGCCACCCAAGTGGCCCCTGCCAGCCATAACTGTACCTGCCTGCTCATGAGCGCATGGTAGTGGAGTGGGCGACAGATGGCGAGGTAGCGGTCCAGCGCCATGACACCCAACAGGTAGCACTCAGTCATGCCCAAGGAATGGAAGACATAGAGCTGGACAAAGCACACGGCCGACGGGATGGGCGAGTGCCCATGGAGCAAGGTGTGCAGCAGCGTGGGCACGGTGGTGCTGACGTACCAGAGTTCCAGGAAGGAGAGGACACTGACGAAGAAGTACATGGGCGTGGACAGTCCCGAATCTGCCCGCACCAGGACAATGATGAACAAGTTGCCTGCCAGGGTGAGGAGATAGACGCACAGTGTCCCCAAGAAAGCAAGAGGTCGCAGGGTTCCAGAGGTAGTGAAACCCGCAAGAATGAAATTCTGGATCCCGGTGTGATTGACATGATCCATGATTCCTGGGAACAAGGGGTAAAGACGGAAGGTAAACTACTTCAGGATTCTTCTTGAGACATTTTCCCAGGACCAAAAGTAGAGAATGTATGACCctgaaaattatttacatattatcAAACCAAGTCCTCCAAGTCCCCTCACTTTTCAAAACAGGAATTGAAGGCCAGAGGGCAGAAGTGATTTGCATAACATCACGGTCTGTTGCTGATAGAGTCAGAATGGAGTCCAGGCTTCCTGATTCTGCACATCTCAGTACTTTTCTGATTGTGTAGAATGTGACTCCAGCGTCTCAAGCTCCAGAATATTGCCCTACACACCCcaccaggaaacagaagagaTAGGAGAATTCTCATGCTCATCCTCTTATAGTCCAAATGGAATGTCCCACGATTGCAGCACCCATGTGTACCACATCCCCTGTACCCAACAACCAGCTGTACTTAACCATGGAAAAGGGTGACAAATCCTTCCTAAAATGCGACTGCTAACTTCCTTTCAGCGAGCCTCTCTGGAAGTCAGGAATGTTCCCAATAAAGcctgaaggaggaagaggtgggagaagaaagaaatgtgaataCGCTGGAAAGAGTTCGTCAAAGCTCAGAATGATAGGGCAGCATGAAGAATCAATGAGTAAACACAGTGTATTTTGAGAAGACATTCCAAAAGGGAATTATGTACTAGGAAGTCTCTgaggggcgtgtgtgtgtgtgtgtgtgtgtgtgtgtgtgtgtgtgtgtgtgaactgatGAAGTCAGGACCCTCTGGTGTCAGTCTAGAAGGGCTGCAATATAAGATAAAACACATTCCCTTTGGGAACTGACTTTCTAAACTTGCTTTGCCACTAACTCAAAGTGAACATTAAGCCTGACCGTTTCTCCTGTCTTCATCTCACCTTGCTCTtgtctaaaatgaaaaaagtttaaatagaTAACCTATAGAGCCCCTTACAGCTCTGGTAGGCTGTGTTTTTCTAAAGCCACTGAAACATGTTTTGGGGGATGAGGTTGGAAATAAGTGAACTACACTAATGTGCCAAGAGTTTTCTTCCCACACATCCAATAGGCCTCTTCCCGGAAAGGCCAAAGCCCTCTCTTAGTCCTCTTCAGATCCTCTCACCTCTGCTACaccatccctgacctctacctgTTTTGATGGCATTAAGTCTCTTGGCTTCTTTTTCAGTGTCCTTTTTACCTCCAGTACACGTCCCTACTTATAGCTCATGTTTCTGGAAATGCTGGCTTCCCCGGGCTCTTCGCTGGGTTCCCTAGGGTTGATGGGAGTGACTAGTTTTTAGTAGGGTTTCCTCTGGGACAGGATGTTGGGCAAAGCAGAGAAGCTCTATTTCTCAAATGAATTCTCTAAACTCTGCAACCCTGATCGTTGGGATCTGGAATCCAGCCTCAGGGAATTTGCCTCCCCTGGGCCACCAGAACTTTTTGCAAGTTTCATACAGCATTCTATGGGAAGAGACAAGCCATCTCACAAAAACTTGTGCACACAGTGAGAGTCACCCATTGAGCGCCCCAGaagtgagtttcttttttttttttttaattctccttgCAAGAAGATTTCTTATCCAGCTTCCTTTTCTGATTACCTAACCTCATCACTATATAAACACAGTCAACATGGGTACCATTATCACTTCTGTGCTGAGCATCTCCACCTCCATTACTCCCACCACTATCTCTTCCTTCATCACGTCCTCGATCATCTATTCATTGGTTCAGTCATTGTTTATTGAATCCCTAATGCTCTGCTCCAGCTGCACTGTTCTAAGCCTGCATTTCCAGTATTACTATCATTACTTTTATCACCACCACTATTATCATTACCCAGGGCTTTCTCATGAagcttatttacttttttataataacttttatttatatcCACATCCTTAATATTTTTATCACAGGTCTTGAGATTAGCCCCTGAGCTCTAACCTCAGCTGAGCACTCTATCTGAGAGCATGTATTTGGATGGACAGGGAATCCAGAAAAATAGTAGAACAAAAATGTTTGTCTATTGGAAGTAATGCATCTGAATCATTCATAGATCCAAATGTACCTTTTTTTCCAGAATCAAGTGTGAGGACAATACACTCGTTAAATTAAACTTAAGATAAAGAGGTAACCATAAAACATCAACACTGAGATGGAAGAAATCATGGAATTTTCTGAGCGCCAACTGCAGAAGCTTCTGTGGGAGCTGGagatttttaagtaaaagaaaaaaaaaagacacgacATTTGCTTCTGAGATTACTAATGTAACTGCAGGATTTGAAGAGTctcattaaggggaaaaaaaaactcaagtatTTGGACAATCAGAGAGTCTCCATCAGTCTCAACCAGCACTGAGCCTACATCCCACTTCATCTGCAATACCTGACCTCTCTCCAGGATGGACAGTGGGAACCACCTTTGACTAAATTACTGCGTCCTCCGCAGTCCCAGACACCAAGGGACgctttgtttctctccttttttttgtCGCTCTGTATAGATTAGCCATCTGTCTAGACTCTGCAAATGAATAACCATGCTGTGCTCAGAGTTATTTTTAGTTCTCTCTATATTCACACGCCATTGGTATTCCCGTATTTCCTCTCTGTGAGGCAGGCTCCAAAACAAACTTGCTTCTTCACTCGTAGTGTCCAGCTGCATATCTGAGTGTCTTGGCACTAACTGACTAGATTAGAAGGCTACCCAAGTGACATAAATACCTGAGCACAGGACTCATAGACACCATCCAGAGTCAGCAGTGCAGAAATCAGAGATGCATGCTACAGAGCCGGAAGCCTTCCTAGCCAGGAAAGTTGTGTCTTCTCTTTCACGTCATCACCTCTC carries:
- the LOC105086556 gene encoding olfactory receptor 6N2-like, translating into MDHVNHTGIQNFILAGFTTSGTLRPLAFLGTLCVYLLTLAGNLFIIVLVRADSGLSTPMYFFVSVLSFLELWYVSTTVPTLLHTLLHGHSPIPSAVCFVQLYVFHSLGMTECYLLGVMALDRYLAICRPLHYHALMSRQVQLWLAGATWVAGFSAALVPASLTATLPFCLTEVAHYFCDLGPLMRLACVDTGWNVQVHIVVIGIINACNLVLILGLYGGILRAVVKLPSAASRAKAFSTCSSHVTVVALFFGSAFIVYVGPPESRPEGADKLIALVYTFLTPFLNPIIYTLRNKEVREAVGRVTQRIRALSKGP